The Aspergillus fumigatus Af293 chromosome 3, whole genome shotgun sequence region GTCCCTGAAGGTGAGACGGCCTTTTCCTGGGGGGGCAAGTTGAATCCTTTCCCACTAACAAATAACAGACGAGTACATTATCCAAATCGCCCGCTTTGATCCCTCCAAGGGCATCTTTGATGTTGTGGAATCCTACGAGAAATTCTACAATCGTCTGACTGCTGCACTGCCTGACGAGAAGCCTCCGAAGTTGTTAATTTGCGGACACGGCTCGATCGATGACCCTGATGGTTCGCTCATTTACGATGCCGTTGTGTCTCACATTGAGCATAATATCCCCTACTTGATTGAACAAATCTGTGTAATGCGACTGGGCCCATCCGATCAGATACTGAATGCGCTTATGTCCAAAGCCAAAGTTGCTTTGCAATTGTCTACGCGAGAAGGATTTGAAGTTAAGGTCTCGGAGGCGGTTCATAAGGGTACGCCTATCATTGCGACTAGGGCGGGCGGAATCCCTCTGCAGGTCGAGAATAACAGGAGCGGTTTCCTGGTGGATGTTGGAGACACGGACGCCGTGGCCGAGTACCTGTTCAAGCTGTTTACGGACGAAGAGTTCTACGGAGAGATGAGCCGTTACGAGATCAAGAACGTCTGTGATGAAGTAAGCACCGTTGGCAACGCGTTGAACTGGCTCTACCTCGCGTCCAAGATGTCCAAGCACGAACCTGTCCGGCCAAATGGCCGGTTCATCAACGATATGGCACGCGAAGAGGCGGGCTTCCCATATGAGCCCGACGAGAGCCGGTTGACCAGGGCAGTTGAGGTGGAGAATATGGGTTGAACCCCGATCCTCTGGAATTCGACTTTTGCTCCCGTGTATGATAATAGACGACTGCGATGTTTTGATGAGCCTAATGTGCATATAACTTCTTGAGATCTACACTCAATCGATTTGCTTACTAGAAGACATTCCGCATGAAACATAGCAAACGCGAACACAGCTATCAGGGGGTATATACTaaaaagaaagcaaaaaAAGCACCATCCCAAGACCATGGCCATCCGTTGCGATAAGTTCACAaccctccctctcctctACCTCCCAACCATTCTATACCTCTCCCTCGCCATCCCCCCCTCGGCCCCCTCAACCCCATACCCCTCCCCGACCTCCCCGACAATCCTCGCCGGCGCCCCGCCAACAACACACCAGCTCGGCACCACCATGCCAGCTGGCACCACGGCCCCATCAAGCACATACGCAAAGTCCTTCAGGATAGCCATGCTCCCCACTACCGCCTCCCGCCCAATATGCACATGGTTGCCCACCATcgccgcctccaccaccgccctcTCCCCGACAAACACATGGTCGCCGATCTTGAGCGGGTAGAACGTGTGTACTCCCCGGTGTAAGCGGGACGGCGGCCTCAGCACCGCCTGCCGTGAGATGTAGCTGTACCTGCCTATTGTAATGGCCACGGAGGGGGTCGAGGGTTGTGAGGGGCGggtgctgccgccgccgctgccgtCGGCGGgggcagaggatgaggaacGGTACAGGTCTCCCCGGATGACGGCGTCTGCTTGGATGACGGTCTTGCCGCCTAGAATGATGTGCTGCGTTCCGTGGATTTGGGAGCGGCGGGAGATTTTGTTGCCGGTGTCCTATGAGCCAGTCGCTGCGGTTAGACTTGGTTTAGAAGGGTTGAAGGTTTTGAATgggagagaggggggagAAGGTTGCGTACAGTTTCGATGTACTCGCCCTTGGCTTGTTTGGGAGGCATTTTGGCAATTTCCCGTGCGAGTTGGACAATTACTTGAGGATTGAGTCTTTGGTCGCGCCGTAGGTGACTGAAAATGGAAGAATGTTGGATGTTTACGGTGTACCTACCTATCTTCGGTGGGCGGTGAAGAATGACTGATTTGCGATAAGATAACTTATCAGATTTAAAGGCGGTACTACGGTATCAACATAGAGACTGAATTGGGTCAGATTAGTAAATTACCCATGTTGCTCGCATAACTTGCATTGCACATATCATTACTATGCTACGCTAGATTATAAAGCCAATCCTCAATATCCAAACGAGAGGTATCTTAGTCGTGTTAAGTCGTGGCATGCCCATCTATACACCAGCTACAAGACAAAGCTGGGAATCGCGCGGCGATCGCTGGCTTAGGCATCGTACTGGACACGGAAAGCTGGGAGAGACATTAGCAAGACTGATGTGCCAATGGTAGCCGGGAACACTCACTTGTCGGGAAGATAGAGTAACTGCCATGATCCTCCCTCAGGTACGCAGAATAGCCACCGGGCTGAgggatcttcttcaactgtCCTTGAACACCAGGAGCGACGCGGAGGTTGTTCAGACGCCCAACAGCTCGCAGCATGGCGGTCAATGCAATGTGGCTGGTTTCCTTGCTAAGGAAGCCGTGTGGTCCTAGGGTTGGGTTGATGTAGGAATTCATAGGTCTATCCAGGCGCACTTCCGCTGGGTCAGGGAAGACGCTGGCATCACGGTTTGCTTTCGCCTAGTAACCGAGGGTTAGAAAGAGGCGGGATAGTACAACACTAAGGGGGTGGAACGTACAAAGCTGACAAAGACCTTGTCGCCAGGCTGAATGGTGACCTCGACGGCCTCATCAGTCACGGCGAGGGTAGTTTCTGACTGGCGGTACAACCCAGACATATCGTTGAGACGCACAGCCTCCAAGCAGTAATGCAGCAATTGTTCGTCCGACTTCTTCGTGTCCTGTTTGGCCAGGCGTTGGATTGCTGGGAGATGTTTGCTGCCTTCTTTCGACAGGTAAAAGTCGACGATCTGGGTGAACTAGATCAACCATCAATTGTCAGTTATCTCGAGGCGCACAATCATTGGGGGATGGACTTACTGCTTGGGCCTGAGCGGGGACCATGGCAATGACTGTGGGCAAAAACTGCGCCCATGCAATCTCGTGAGCCCCCAGACCAttttccagaagctgcttcGTCAAGTGCACTCCGTACTCCTTGAGAGCATTCTTATTCTCGCGGAAGCTGCGAAAAATGCCAGAGAGTAGACTGCTACCGCCAAGCGCCTTGACATTGGCCTCGAGAGCTTTGCCCAGCGGCTCACCAACGGCCTGAGACGCGTGGTGCAGAGGGTAGGACTTGGTCTTGTCAATGTCGAAGTAGAGGCAATTATACAAGGCTGCTAAAACTTTGAACATCTCGTGCTCCGTGTAGATGCCTCGGGGGTTCTCCTTGCTTTTCAGAgggagggagaagacattTGCGGCAAAGATCACCGGAGTAAGATTGCCAACACTGCCAAATCAGTTAGCGACTTATTGAACGTGCactggaagaaaaagagctCACTCGTTGGTAATATCCACTTGATTGATGCCACCAAATCTCCTTGTCTTGTCTTCGAGAAGTTTCGCGGTGATATCCTCATAAAATTCTTTGACACTCCGGTGCCACTCCTCTTTGTTCAGCAGCTTGCTCATAACGTCAGCGTGCTTCTGGATAAAGGCACTATCCTGATATAGCTTGAACTCCTTGCTGGCCTTTCCGAACACAAACTCGACGGTGTCACCCCAGGCAGCACGGAACTGGTTCTGCTGCTCCGCGACCAACTTGGCATTGGAGTACGACACCAGGTCGACGCGAGGAGGAGTGTACTGGGGGCGGTCCCAGGAGTAGTGAATCTCCCTGCCCAGATCCTTCATGATCTTTCGGTTCTCACTGGGGATTGTCATGGGGTAGTGAGCGTAGATAGAGTCAGGCTTGAACCAGTTGGGGAACGCTCTGGTGGCGAGCTTGTAGAAAATACAGCCCTGGTTGATGCTGAGGTCATATCTGACCTCGGAATAACCCCAGTTGGTGAGGTTTCTCGGGTTATAATCGATCTGGAACAGCTGTCAGGGCGGCGGCAGGGAAAATCCAAAGGAAGCTGTATGACTTACTGTGTAGAAACGATCACCACGAACAAGAGCCACTGCGTCAGACAGAACGGCCCGTGAAATAGTATAGGTGGGCGCAATGCCAACACCAGGGACCATGGGCTGCTTTGCTTCCTCAGCCACGATTCCGGGATAGAGTTCCACAAAGTCAGGATGGTCGTACAGACTCCGAAGGGACTCCGCGACGTCTGGGTCCGAGTTGATCTCTTCAAAAGTCTCGTAGGGCTTCAATCCGAAGAACTTTCGGAACTCATTGAGTGAGCCCACATTCCACTTCCGGCTCTGAATGATGCCCAAGATTTCCACGTTCTTCAGAACCTTTGGAACATTACGTGCGCCGAAAGAGCCTTTCATAAAGAATACCGGTTAGCCACTGATTTTTGATTCAGAGGTTGAGCTCAAACTCACCAGCAACATCCTCAACAGCGTTGACCAAAAGGTTGACGAGGTCTTCATCCTTGAATCGTCCATCGGCTTGACGTTCCAGATCGGCGAACGTGCGCTTGGATGGATCCTTGGGTAGTTCCGCCTGATACTTGCCTAGACCCATGAGAAGCTCTGTCATCGAGACTTCCGAGGCAGGCTTTCCCATCAGCCTCTCATAGACGTCTTCAGTCCATTTCTCATCGGTGGCGCTAGTAGCCGAGTGCCAGCGGTATGCCAGGTTGAACTCGACGGAGCATTGATTACCCAAACCAGAGGGCGCAGTGTGGCTTCCCTCCATTTGAGCCCGGGGATCCTGCTCACGTTTAATTTCCCTACTTTGCAGGGTATCCAGCTGCGTCAACTTACAAGACACCAAGTCGAATTGGTTCTGTTCAGATTCACGATCGTGCGCAGATAATCATACAGAGTGATGTTGATGTAAAGACCGCAGGTAATGCTATCATTCGTTAGTCTAGAGCACCGCAGGATAACACAGGATTAGAGGAAAAGGCTTGCGTACAGTCTACCTGtctggaagagatcctcATCGTACTTCGCCCAGGCCTTCTTagcctcttcttccgacAGATTATCCGCGGGCTTGGTAAAGCGGCCATTTTCGTTGATTGCCGCTAGTTGCTCCACGGCATAGTTGTGGAATCTAGTAAGGGCTCGAATTAGCGAACGCTCCCAAACCATTGGTATTGGAGATGGACCTGTTCAGCATAACCATCAAGACGCAGCAAGTGGCCGGGAACGCCTGAAGACGGGGCTCGGAGAAGCTGTCGGGCTTCAACTTCCCGTCCTTGAACGTCCGGATCAggttctgctcctcctgaACGTCACCATACAAGATGGAGAGGTCCAAGTAACCAGAGGTCTTGTTCATGTTGGGGTTTTTGTAGTCGGTCTGGAAGATATCTGTTTTCGCATTAAAATCTTTCACCGACCTCGTTGATGTCTTTAGAATCATACCGTGGATAATGAGAGATGCCCAGTAGAAGAAAACACTGGACACCTTGTTTGGATGCGGCTTGAAGGTCTGACGAGCGAAGAGCGTGTCAAAAACTAAGCCAGGGTCAGGCAATCCACCAGGCTGAATGATCAATGGGGGGATCGTCCGAGCATATAGGGTGTTCGCAGCTCCGAGCCGCGGGAGCGTTGGGTTATTGTTGGAACCATCGGCAGAGCGATAGGCGTAGTCATTTCCCATATATCTAATTATTGTTTCTTAGCAAACGCCACCAAGGGTAGAGGTCGTTCGCAAACTCACGAGAGAGGAGGGTGAGGCAACGAATCCCACAGCTCCGTAAGGAAGGCGTTTGTTAGCTCCTCGCGATGCTTTGAGTTGTGAGGAAGCCTGCTGACCAGCTACGAGTTGAGTAAATATAGTTTCAGCATTTTGGTCCAGTCGTCCTGTGTTAGCAGTGGGCCATCTTACCTGGATGATGCGCTCCATTAACATGGTCTTGTCATCTATCAGCTGTCCCCCCGGAAGTTTGCTCTCGATGACCTCCTTCAGGGTCTTGAAGTCCTTAAAGCCAAGATGCCTGGCATCCTGCAGTAAGCTGGTCGTATGCTCATGCTCGAGGTAGGCCCCATCCCCAGTCTGGTTGGGAATGGGAGATCGCGAAGCATGGAGAACGGATGCGTATTTCTCAAAAGGAGAGACGGAAttgcccttcttctcattaCGGTCGTCATCAGACGATGACTTGCGCGCCGCAGAGATTTTGGAGTGACGCTTGTTGTCGTTAttgttggtgttggcgaCGGCGGCACTGCTGCTGGATGCAGTGCCATTCTGCTTGGACTCGCGAtcccccttcttcttgaaggtCGACGAGAACCTCCGCAACATTATGACAATTGTGTACGGATGGAATCAGGCGAAACtcagagaagaagaaaacacAACGAACAGGGGGGAGGATGGGGGGGGAACGTGGAGATAGAAAAATAGCAGCAGGGAAACCGAGCTCCAAACCACCCTGCTCGGACGGAACCATGTATTTAAACGCAGATCCACGCAGTCAATATGGTGCATTAACGTAGCAAGCAGAGTGGATTTGATCCACTAATGGCAGGTGGGAGTATCAATTGGACTGGGAGCAGTGAGAGGTTCGGAGGGATCCTACTGTGGTACTACCATCTAAGCCATATTCAGAACTTTGTAAACTAGGCCATCAAATGGTAAAACTCAGAAACGCATACCCCGCAGGGACAAATAGCTGCTGAACATCTTTGTTAGAAAGAGTGGATCTCCTTGATCCCTGTACCAAAGAGAACCTAGGGATGTGATGACTGTAATTCAGCTTGACGAGTAAGTGCATCTCTTGACAGCCAGTCTCCGGGCCTCGAACAGATAGGTATGGTTTGCATTGGATCTATGATTCATACCTAATGGTACGTAGTGTTTGGTGCCAATGTCAGGCTCAAGAAGCCAGATTTGGCAAGCGGCCGACTGTAGCAAATCCAACAGGTCAGTCTCCACAGTCCCTAGGTAACGATAACGATGGAGATTgcatggagaagctgcatgACGAGGAATCGGAGGAAAGCATGGGAGAAAATCGAAACTGCAAAAGTGCAAAGACAACTCTCACCCAATCAACCAGGTTCAAACATTAGCGACTTTCCCTATAGCCTCTCTGTACCCAGCAGATTGTCGGGCCCTGGTGCCAGCCACAATGGTCTCGATAATCATCCAGATGATTGCACGAATGTCAGCCGTAGTACGGGGGCACTAGGTGCCGAGATGATAATCAGTCAAAGCTGGAGCTCGGAACAGAGACAGGGTTCTGCTCACTGGTCACTGTCTGCGCCACCTTGGCTGTCTACGACTAATGGATTAAATTCACATCGCTAGAAGCTGTGTCCGGCGCAAGGTTAAAGTATAATGCCTAATTAACTACCCTAAgtatcattattattattggTAGTCAGGTGTTGGTTATATTTTAAGACATGCACGCTCCGTGCTGGATGTGGTTGCATTATCTATGGCGCACTGACATGATGATGTAGGtgaatctcatcctcctAGCCTTTTACTGAACGTAAGGGAAAACAAAACTCCTCAAGTCAGTTAAGACATGAAAATCTAGGGATGGGTCATGATGGGTTTTGTAcaatatactccgtaatatAAATGTGATACAGGTTTCTTTTGTCTGTGCAGATTGAAGTGAAATTAAAATCAGATTAACTAtagactatggagtacagcaAGCTATTAGGACAAATCTGAAATAATAACTTTAGGTCATGGGGATAAGTAGACTTTTATAGTTTTCTGTTGGTAGTAAAAATTACTCTATTAACCTAATATTATACTATAATAGGGTTaactatataataatacAGGCCTAATTAGTAATAAATATATTTTAGTATCCTAGGACTAATATTAAAGCCCTTAGCCTTTAGAATATAAAAAAGATTCTTTTTCTCTAAGCTAACTTAAAAAAAGAACCctaatataagta contains the following coding sequences:
- a CDS encoding dynactin subunit 5, with the protein product MPPKQAKGEYIETDTGNKISRRSQIHGTQHIILGGKTVIQADAVIRGDLYRSSSSAPADGSGGGSTRPSQPSTPSVAITIGRYSYISRQAVLRPPSRLHRGVHTFYPLKIGDHVFVGERAVVEAAMVGNHVHIGREAVVGSMAILKDFAYVLDGAVVPAGMVVPSWCVVGGAPARIVGEVGEGYGVEGAEGGMARERYRMVGR
- the ppoC gene encoding peroxidase/cytochrome P450 family protein, which produces MLRRFSSTFKKKGDRESKQNGTASSSSAAVANTNNNDNKRHSKISAARKSSSDDDRNEKKGNSVSPFEKYASVLHASRSPIPNQTGDGAYLEHEHTTSLLQDARHLGFKDFKTLKEVIESKLPGGQLIDDKTMLMERIIQLVSRLPHNSKHREELTNAFLTELWDSLPHPPLSYMGNDYAYRSADGSNNNPTLPRLGAANTLYARTIPPLIIQPGGLPDPGLVFDTLFARQTFKPHPNKVSSVFFYWASLIIHDIFQTDYKNPNMNKTSGYLDLSILYGDVQEEQNLIRTFKDGKLKPDSFSEPRLQAFPATCCVLMVMLNRFHNYAVEQLAAINENGRFTKPADNLSEEEAKKAWAKYDEDLFQTGRLITCGLYINITLYDYLRTIVNLNRTNSTWCLDPRAQMEGSHTAPSGLGNQCSVEFNLAYRWHSATSATDEKWTEDVYERLMGKPASEVSMTELLMGLGKYQAELPKDPSKRTFADLERQADGRFKDEDLVNLLVNAVEDVAGSFGARNVPKVLKNVEILGIIQSRKWNVGSLNEFRKFFGLKPYETFEEINSDPDVAESLRSLYDHPDFVELYPGIVAEEAKQPMVPGVGIAPTYTISRAVLSDAVALVRGDRFYTIDYNPRNLTNWGYSEVRYDLSINQGCIFYKLATRAFPNWFKPDSIYAHYPMTIPSENRKIMKDLGREIHYSWDRPQYTPPRVDLVSYSNAKLVAEQQNQFRAAWGDTVEFVFGKASKEFKLYQDSAFIQKHADVMSKLLNKEEWHRSVKEFYEDITAKLLEDKTRRFGGINQVDITNDVGNLTPVIFAANVFSLPLKSKENPRGIYTEHEMFKVLAALYNCLYFDIDKTKSYPLHHASQAVGEPLGKALEANVKALGGSSLLSGIFRSFRENKNALKEYGVHLTKQLLENGLGAHEIAWAQFLPTVIAMVPAQAQAFTQIVDFYLSKEGSKHLPAIQRLAKQDTKKSDEQLLHYCLEAVRLNDMSGLYRQSETTLAVTDEAVEVTIQPGDKVFVSFAKANRDASVFPDPAEVRLDRPMNSYINPTLGPHGFLSKETSHIALTAMLRAVGRLNNLRVAPGVQGQLKKIPQPGGYSAYLREDHGSYSIFPTTFRVQYDA